The proteins below come from a single Deltaproteobacteria bacterium genomic window:
- a CDS encoding PQQ-binding-like beta-propeller repeat protein, translating to MKSTVRLSLALLALLAGACTSGGGSPSCNTNDGLPLAGDAAVTPAPGTSPTPGTLPDAAPWPKFRHDNANTGNANTGRAADDPHVITLSENTGQILWQFPPANESGKGPFATSPAVINVCANSGTPCTGNPDCSDSAPCTARVFIGAADGSFYALDGGTGSLVFSYSTAASAITNSPAVDTSGRAFFNTTLNQLLRLTPTGFLDRAAAVGGYSASSPALATDGTAMVGAFISAQSGISGAVCTNGIARWSLGEGSVQAAPALGPDGITGTQVANCTVSSDTAPHGLVYVAESRPHPAVRAIDRCLGHIRWTFIASDPVVAAPLLELQPTATDPRAGTVYIFDGGGHLFAIDAESGAAAFGDSFSLPFTKPGPLPNVSSPALGANGVLYLGSTDGNLYAFDPTTGATRSFQTGGPIQSSIAVAGNAIVFGSNDGNVYQVTDDGTELTEVWHVAITVPGTEGPVPIALGRSSPAIGLDGTVYIGAADGRVYAIGTP from the coding sequence ATGAAGAGTACCGTGCGATTGTCCCTCGCCCTGTTGGCGCTGCTCGCGGGAGCGTGTACGAGCGGCGGCGGCTCACCGAGTTGCAACACCAACGACGGCCTGCCACTGGCTGGCGACGCCGCTGTGACCCCCGCGCCGGGAACCTCGCCAACCCCCGGCACCTTACCCGACGCCGCACCATGGCCGAAGTTCCGTCACGACAACGCCAATACCGGCAACGCCAACACCGGGCGCGCCGCGGACGATCCCCATGTCATCACCTTGAGCGAGAACACTGGGCAAATACTCTGGCAATTCCCGCCCGCCAACGAGTCGGGCAAAGGCCCCTTCGCCACCTCACCAGCGGTGATCAATGTGTGCGCGAATTCGGGCACGCCCTGCACCGGTAACCCCGACTGCAGCGATTCCGCGCCCTGCACCGCACGCGTTTTCATCGGCGCGGCCGATGGCAGCTTCTACGCCCTCGACGGCGGCACTGGAAGTCTGGTGTTCTCATACTCCACCGCCGCCAGCGCCATCACCAACTCGCCGGCCGTCGACACCAGCGGGCGGGCGTTTTTCAACACGACGTTGAATCAATTGCTGCGCCTGACTCCAACCGGCTTTCTCGATCGCGCCGCCGCGGTCGGCGGATACAGCGCCAGCTCGCCGGCGTTGGCAACCGACGGCACCGCCATGGTCGGCGCGTTCATCTCGGCGCAGAGCGGAATCAGCGGCGCCGTTTGCACCAACGGTATCGCGCGCTGGTCGCTGGGCGAAGGGAGCGTTCAAGCCGCTCCCGCGCTGGGTCCCGATGGCATCACCGGCACGCAGGTTGCCAATTGCACGGTGAGCAGCGACACCGCGCCGCACGGCCTGGTCTATGTTGCCGAGTCGCGGCCGCATCCGGCGGTGCGGGCCATCGATCGGTGCCTCGGCCACATCCGCTGGACGTTCATCGCATCCGACCCGGTTGTCGCCGCACCACTCTTGGAACTGCAGCCCACCGCCACCGATCCACGCGCCGGCACCGTCTACATCTTCGATGGCGGCGGTCATCTCTTTGCGATCGATGCCGAGTCCGGCGCGGCCGCGTTCGGCGATTCCTTTAGTCTGCCGTTCACGAAACCAGGGCCGCTACCCAACGTCTCGTCGCCAGCGCTCGGCGCCAACGGCGTGCTCTACCTCGGATCAACCGATGGCAATCTGTACGCGTTCGACCCGACCACAGGCGCAACGCGGTCGTTCCAGACCGGCGGACCGATTCAGTCGTCAATCGCCGTCGCGGGCAACGCGATTGTCTTCGGTTCCAACGATGGCAACGTCTACCAGGTTACCGACGACGGGACTGAATTGACCGAAGTCTGGCACGTCGCGATCACGGTGCCCGGAACGGAAGGCCCGGTTCCGATCGCGCTCGGCCGCTCGTCACCGGCCATCGGTCTCGACGGCACCGTCTACATCGGCGCCGCGGACGGTCGCGTCTACGCGATCGGCACGCCGTAG
- a CDS encoding VCBS repeat-containing protein, with protein sequence MMLRDVMVRELMRRGLMHLRVFLVCALVLTVASSSASGQTRPTKTPRPTKTARSATATPTRPGVPPPTPTRTRQTSRTPTFTPTPLPSEPISFRVAARFAAGVAPNAIAAGDFDGDGKTDAIVTASGEAAVRILPGKGTGALASVRPAIAVDANPIALAVADLDGDGHLDVAVVSTTAASLTVLFGQDGFSFSAPLKLAAGSAPVAVAATRGRVAVADEASDAVLFFDVTDGRQVTATGSYAVGQGPVALAFTDLNNDTRRDVVVVNRVGNSISALIADTSGGYAQGTTVAVGREPIALAVGDVNLDGRSDVAVANSADNSVTVLLGDGRGGLSPKPALPTAPNPVALAIARDSSNGMEVVSGDGKPDLLVINAGANSVTLFEGGGDGTFSRASEFGVGVAPAGFALGQFDADADGAVDIAVTNPDVDAVTVLRGHKGSAFIAAPLFNVPDGVVAIAAGDVDGDGFVDAVVANENGDTVSVLRGNGRGSLRAPTALPAGPNPSAVVVGDFNGDRHLDIAVANGGNAQVSILRNQTAGSFSPPISVALASPAGELAATDLNGDGISDLLVAQPLTSGLTVLLGQHDGSFSAQSLDAGGTVVAVAGADVNHDGHADVIAARTNPIALVTWLSDTTGTPQTASTTTLQDEPSALAVGDFDEDGLFDVAVLSSAAGKVSIWRGSGDGKFTSGGQFTAPSSPIAIVVADFNFDGHLDLVVASGDGDRVVSYAGTGSGGFAEGMDFPVGHGPIALTAINLTLDGLPDVLVAETDGEDVLVLRNTTRVLAPGNTPTPTDTVGPGTPTPPPPPSPTPSFTPTQTVGPGTHTPLPPATATPRPTRTHPPKNSGSGGGGCTTVPSRADGAAVVVLLLYWSRRGLRRADRVDATVRGADVDGAVETDGR encoded by the coding sequence ATGATGCTTCGGGACGTGATGGTTCGAGAATTGATGCGACGCGGCTTGATGCACCTGCGGGTGTTTCTGGTCTGCGCGCTTGTGTTGACCGTAGCGTCGTCGAGCGCGTCCGGGCAAACGCGCCCGACCAAGACGCCGCGACCGACGAAGACAGCGCGTAGTGCGACCGCGACGCCCACGCGCCCCGGCGTGCCGCCGCCAACGCCGACACGCACGCGGCAGACGTCTCGGACACCAACCTTCACGCCCACACCCCTGCCCAGCGAGCCGATCAGCTTTCGCGTGGCGGCGCGCTTCGCCGCCGGCGTTGCGCCGAACGCCATCGCCGCGGGCGATTTCGATGGCGACGGTAAGACCGATGCGATCGTGACGGCGAGTGGCGAAGCGGCGGTGCGCATCCTACCGGGCAAGGGTACGGGAGCGCTCGCGTCGGTACGCCCCGCAATTGCCGTCGATGCGAACCCGATCGCACTCGCCGTCGCCGACCTCGACGGCGATGGGCACCTCGACGTGGCGGTGGTGAGTACGACCGCAGCGAGTCTCACGGTGCTGTTCGGTCAAGATGGCTTCAGCTTCTCAGCGCCGCTCAAGCTTGCGGCCGGCAGTGCGCCAGTGGCGGTGGCTGCTACCAGAGGTCGCGTGGCGGTGGCCGACGAGGCAAGCGACGCGGTGTTGTTCTTCGACGTGACCGACGGGCGTCAGGTGACGGCGACCGGGTCGTACGCCGTTGGCCAAGGTCCCGTCGCCCTCGCGTTCACCGATTTGAACAACGACACGCGTCGCGATGTGGTGGTGGTGAATCGCGTCGGAAATTCCATCTCCGCGCTGATTGCGGATACCAGTGGTGGGTATGCGCAGGGCACGACAGTGGCGGTCGGCCGTGAACCAATCGCGCTGGCGGTCGGCGACGTGAATCTCGACGGCCGATCCGATGTGGCGGTCGCGAACTCGGCCGACAATAGCGTGACCGTGCTGCTCGGGGATGGCCGCGGCGGTTTGAGCCCGAAGCCGGCGCTCCCCACTGCTCCCAATCCGGTGGCACTGGCGATCGCGCGCGACAGTAGCAACGGGATGGAAGTGGTGAGCGGTGACGGCAAACCGGACCTGTTGGTGATCAACGCCGGGGCGAACAGCGTCACCCTATTCGAGGGCGGCGGCGACGGCACGTTCAGCCGCGCGAGTGAATTCGGTGTCGGCGTGGCGCCCGCTGGTTTCGCGCTTGGACAGTTCGATGCCGACGCCGATGGCGCGGTCGACATCGCAGTCACGAATCCCGATGTCGACGCGGTTACCGTGTTGCGCGGACATAAGGGCAGCGCGTTTATCGCGGCGCCGTTGTTCAATGTCCCCGATGGCGTCGTCGCGATCGCCGCGGGAGATGTGGACGGCGATGGTTTCGTCGATGCGGTGGTGGCTAACGAGAACGGCGACACGGTGTCTGTCCTGCGCGGCAACGGCCGCGGCAGTTTGCGCGCGCCGACCGCGCTGCCGGCCGGTCCGAATCCGAGTGCCGTGGTGGTGGGCGATTTCAACGGCGACCGGCACCTCGACATCGCTGTCGCCAATGGCGGCAATGCGCAAGTTTCAATTCTTCGCAATCAAACGGCCGGCAGCTTTAGCCCGCCGATCTCGGTGGCGCTGGCATCGCCAGCCGGCGAGTTGGCGGCGACGGATCTCAATGGCGACGGCATCAGTGACCTGCTGGTGGCGCAGCCGCTCACCAGCGGCTTGACGGTATTGCTGGGTCAGCACGATGGCAGCTTCAGCGCGCAGTCGCTGGATGCGGGTGGTACGGTCGTGGCGGTCGCGGGCGCAGACGTCAACCACGACGGGCATGCCGACGTGATCGCGGCGCGTACGAATCCGATTGCTCTGGTGACGTGGTTGAGCGACACGACGGGTACGCCGCAAACGGCGTCGACCACAACGCTCCAGGATGAACCGAGCGCCCTGGCCGTCGGCGATTTCGACGAAGATGGCTTGTTCGACGTTGCCGTGCTGAGCTCCGCTGCCGGCAAGGTGTCGATTTGGCGTGGCAGCGGCGACGGCAAGTTCACCAGCGGAGGACAGTTCACCGCGCCGTCAAGTCCGATCGCAATCGTCGTGGCCGACTTCAACTTCGACGGGCATCTCGATCTGGTGGTGGCAAGCGGCGACGGAGACCGGGTCGTGAGTTACGCCGGGACTGGCAGTGGTGGATTTGCGGAGGGTATGGACTTTCCGGTGGGTCACGGGCCGATCGCGTTGACGGCGATCAATCTGACATTGGACGGTTTGCCGGATGTGTTGGTCGCCGAAACCGACGGCGAGGACGTGCTGGTGCTGCGCAACACAACCCGTGTGCTCGCACCGGGCAACACACCGACGCCGACCGATACGGTTGGACCGGGAACGCCGACCCCGCCCCCACCGCCATCGCCGACGCCGAGCTTCACGCCGACGCAGACGGTGGGGCCTGGTACGCACACGCCGCTACCGCCGGCAACTGCAACGCCGCGACCGACGCGCACGCATCCGCCGAAGAACTCGGGTTCCGGCGGAGGTGGCTGCACCACTGTGCCCAGCCGCGCGGATGGCGCGGCGGTCGTGGTCCTGCTGTTGTATTGGAGCCGCCGCGGGCTACGGCGTGCCGATCGCGTAGACGCGACCGTCCGCGGCGCCGATGTAGACGGTGCCGTCGAGACCGATGGCCGGTGA
- a CDS encoding class II fumarate hydratase, whose protein sequence is MADEFRIEKDSMGEMRVPAAAYYGAQTARAVENFPISGLRFSRRFIRALGLIKVAAARANKQVRLLDARLAQAIEQAALEVAEGKFDAEFVVDIFQTGSGTSTNMNANEVITTRATEILGGARGDKPLVHPNDHVNMGQSTNDVFPTAIHVAAMEAVELHLLPALRHLAAAFGQKADEFKDVVKAGRTHLQDAVPVTLGQEFSGYASVVRHGVVRVENTRPHLSELPIGGTALGTGLNAHPEFATRVVTELRGLTGHLFKRADNPFEAMQNKDACVELSGALKTIAVGLMKIANDLRLLTSGPRTGFNEIELPATQPGSSIMPGKVNPVIAEAVNMVAAHVIGNDTTIAIAAMNGNLDLNVMMPVIAHNLLEGIELLGCAAQVLADKCVRGIVANAAQCRSYGENTASLVTAVAPVIGYDAAAKVFKKALAENKSLRQVILEEGLMSPERLDEILNLKHLTEGGRA, encoded by the coding sequence ATGGCTGATGAGTTTCGGATTGAGAAGGACAGCATGGGCGAAATGCGTGTGCCGGCGGCGGCGTACTATGGAGCGCAGACCGCGCGCGCGGTGGAGAATTTTCCAATCTCCGGCCTGCGCTTCTCGCGCCGGTTCATTCGCGCCCTCGGATTGATCAAGGTGGCTGCGGCCCGGGCCAACAAACAAGTCCGTCTGCTCGACGCCCGGCTTGCGCAAGCGATCGAGCAGGCTGCTCTCGAAGTCGCCGAGGGAAAGTTCGACGCCGAATTCGTCGTCGACATCTTTCAAACCGGCTCGGGTACCTCGACCAACATGAACGCGAACGAAGTGATCACGACGCGTGCGACGGAAATCCTCGGCGGTGCGCGCGGCGACAAGCCGCTCGTTCATCCCAACGACCACGTCAACATGGGGCAGAGCACCAACGACGTCTTCCCCACCGCCATTCACGTCGCGGCGATGGAAGCGGTCGAGCTGCACTTGCTGCCGGCCCTGCGCCACCTCGCGGCAGCCTTCGGGCAGAAGGCCGATGAGTTCAAGGATGTGGTGAAAGCCGGCCGTACGCACTTGCAGGATGCCGTGCCGGTCACCCTCGGACAGGAGTTCTCCGGCTACGCCAGCGTGGTGCGCCACGGGGTCGTGCGCGTGGAGAACACACGGCCGCACTTGTCCGAGCTGCCGATCGGCGGTACCGCGCTCGGCACCGGCCTCAATGCGCATCCCGAGTTTGCGACGCGCGTGGTCACTGAACTGCGCGGCCTCACCGGGCATCTGTTCAAGCGCGCCGACAATCCGTTCGAGGCGATGCAGAACAAGGACGCTTGCGTCGAGTTGTCGGGCGCCCTCAAGACGATCGCAGTCGGTCTGATGAAAATCGCCAACGATCTGCGCCTGCTCACGTCGGGCCCGCGCACCGGTTTTAATGAGATCGAGCTGCCCGCGACCCAGCCGGGCTCGAGCATCATGCCGGGCAAAGTGAATCCGGTGATCGCGGAGGCGGTCAACATGGTTGCGGCTCACGTCATCGGCAACGACACGACGATTGCCATCGCGGCCATGAACGGCAATCTGGATCTGAACGTGATGATGCCGGTCATCGCGCACAACCTGCTCGAAGGGATCGAGCTGCTCGGCTGCGCCGCGCAGGTGCTGGCTGACAAGTGCGTTCGCGGGATCGTCGCGAACGCGGCACAGTGCCGCAGCTACGGCGAGAACACCGCGTCGTTGGTTACCGCGGTTGCGCCGGTGATCGGCTACGACGCCGCCGCGAAGGTGTTCAAGAAGGCGCTGGCCGAGAACAAATCGCTACGTCAGGTCATTCTCGAAGAAGGACTGATGTCGCCCGAACGGTTAGACGAGATTTTGAACTTGAAGCATCTCACCGAAGGTGGGCGCGCCTGA
- a CDS encoding cation transporter: MHPRAHDQHALRLAVILTAALFLIELVGGYLTNSLALLADAAHMFADVAALLLAFWALWISTRPASDTKTFGYYRVEILAAFINGLFLWLVVFYIGYEAWQRYHAPPIVKAGPMMVVAAVGLVVNVVCARLLQPHDDSSLNLRGAFLHVLSDLLGSVGALAAGAVMLTTGWYVADPLISAGIGVLIIGSSWGLIRDAVDVLMEAVPAHVDLDALRRALNDVPGTLEVHDLHVWTLTTGREALSAHAVIDGGADHDGVLDAMQRVSAERFHIDHVTIQIERVNRKEFEPVHF, encoded by the coding sequence ATGCACCCCCGCGCCCACGATCAACATGCGCTCCGGCTAGCGGTCATCCTCACCGCCGCGCTGTTTCTGATCGAACTGGTCGGCGGCTATCTCACCAATAGCCTCGCTTTGTTGGCCGATGCCGCGCACATGTTCGCCGACGTGGCGGCGTTGCTGCTTGCGTTCTGGGCGCTGTGGATCAGCACCCGGCCGGCGAGCGATACCAAGACATTCGGCTACTATCGGGTCGAAATTCTCGCGGCGTTCATCAACGGGCTCTTCCTGTGGCTGGTCGTCTTCTACATCGGCTACGAAGCGTGGCAGCGCTATCATGCACCGCCGATCGTGAAGGCCGGGCCGATGATGGTCGTGGCAGCGGTCGGGCTGGTAGTGAACGTGGTGTGCGCGCGACTGCTACAGCCGCACGACGACAGTAGCCTCAATTTGCGCGGCGCGTTTCTGCACGTGTTGTCCGACCTGCTCGGATCGGTCGGTGCATTGGCGGCCGGGGCGGTCATGCTGACGACCGGTTGGTACGTTGCTGATCCACTGATCAGCGCCGGCATCGGCGTGCTGATCATCGGCAGTTCGTGGGGATTGATTCGCGATGCCGTCGACGTGTTGATGGAAGCGGTGCCGGCGCACGTCGACCTCGATGCGCTGCGGCGCGCGCTCAATGACGTGCCCGGCACGCTCGAAGTCCACGACCTGCACGTGTGGACGCTGACCACCGGGCGCGAAGCCTTGAGCGCCCACGCCGTAATCGACGGCGGCGCCGATCATGACGGCGTGCTCGACGCCATGCAACGCGTCTCCGCAGAGCGTTTCCACATCGATCACGTCACGATCCAGATCGAGCGCGTCAATCGGAAGGAATTCGAGCCGGTGCATTTCTGA
- a CDS encoding adenine phosphoribosyltransferase, which yields MRTVVLVSGVGIRKTTTHEHEPRARHGGPVNFQSFIRDIPNFPKPGIIFKDITPLLANADAFRAVVDRFAARYRDRIDMVLGVESRGFILGAALAYALGRGLAIVRKPGKLPAQTVAAEYELEYGADRLEIHRDAFGHPCRVLLVDDLLATGGTAGAAIQLIEHLGGEVVECAFIIELSFLNGRDKLAPHGVFSLIQYAAE from the coding sequence ATGCGGACGGTGGTGTTGGTGAGTGGCGTTGGTATAAGGAAGACCACGACTCACGAGCACGAGCCACGAGCACGACACGGAGGCCCTGTGAACTTCCAATCGTTCATTCGCGACATTCCAAACTTCCCGAAGCCGGGGATCATCTTCAAGGACATCACGCCGCTGCTGGCCAACGCTGACGCGTTCCGCGCCGTCGTCGACCGGTTCGCGGCGCGCTATCGCGACCGCATCGACATGGTGTTGGGAGTGGAGTCACGCGGTTTCATTCTCGGTGCCGCGCTGGCATATGCGCTCGGGCGCGGACTAGCGATCGTCCGCAAGCCCGGCAAACTGCCGGCGCAGACGGTTGCGGCGGAATATGAGCTGGAATACGGCGCCGATCGCTTGGAAATTCATCGCGACGCCTTCGGCCATCCCTGCCGCGTCTTGCTCGTTGACGATCTGCTCGCCACTGGTGGCACCGCCGGTGCAGCGATTCAGTTGATCGAGCACCTCGGGGGTGAAGTCGTCGAGTGCGCGTTCATCATCGAGCTGAGTTTTCTCAACGGCCGCGACAAACTCGCCCCGCATGGCGTGTTCTCCCTGATTCAGTATGCCGCTGAGTGA
- a CDS encoding LysM peptidoglycan-binding domain-containing M23 family metallopeptidase encodes MADGERQRRLWIIGALVVLVALATACGHKVYHRVRPGDTLSRISKAYGVGVQRIARANHVRDPARIEVGQRLLIPGATRELPVHVITPSDINTAVPHHGEFPRGDGRRPFNWPIDAGTVSSGFGPRGKRFHDGIDIAAPIGTVVLAAADGEVIYADKLSGYGNVIIIRHADGYATVYAHNRENRTREGARVRRGQLIATVGDSGHTTGPNLHFEVRQDNIARNPIYFLPQLTASAK; translated from the coding sequence GTGGCTGACGGGGAACGGCAACGTAGGCTGTGGATCATTGGGGCGCTGGTGGTGCTGGTGGCGCTGGCAACCGCGTGCGGCCACAAGGTCTATCATCGGGTCCGCCCCGGCGACACGCTCTCTCGTATCAGCAAGGCGTACGGTGTGGGCGTGCAGCGCATAGCGCGCGCCAACCACGTGCGCGATCCGGCGCGCATCGAAGTTGGACAGCGCCTGTTGATTCCCGGCGCGACGCGCGAGCTGCCCGTGCACGTGATCACCCCAAGCGATATCAATACCGCGGTCCCGCATCACGGTGAATTTCCGCGCGGCGATGGCCGGCGCCCGTTCAATTGGCCCATCGACGCCGGCACCGTGAGTTCTGGATTCGGACCGCGCGGCAAACGCTTCCACGACGGCATCGACATCGCGGCGCCCATCGGCACCGTGGTGCTGGCCGCCGCCGATGGCGAAGTGATCTACGCCGACAAACTGTCGGGCTACGGCAACGTGATCATCATCCGCCACGCCGATGGCTACGCGACCGTGTACGCACACAACCGCGAGAATCGCACGCGTGAGGGTGCGCGCGTGCGGCGTGGCCAACTGATTGCGACCGTCGGCGACAGCGGACACACCACCGGCCCGAATCTCCACTTCGAAGTCCGCCAGGACAACATTGCGCGCAACCCGATCTACTTCCTCCCGCAACTGACCGCGAGCGCCAAGTAG
- a CDS encoding protein-L-isoaspartate(D-aspartate) O-methyltransferase, which translates to MASASNYAAERRRMVSEQIAARGIRDARVLAALGRVPRHCFVPLAQRAHAYEDHPLPIGHSQTISQPYMVALMTEVVRPQVGDRVLEVGTGSGYQAAVLAELGAEVFTIERHAELSLAAKEALLALGYGERVHLRVGDGEQGWPEAAPFTAIVVTAAARRVPRELLQQLGPAGCLVLPLGEAELQGLARIRRSATGWEEEYFGECRFVRLVGADGWDES; encoded by the coding sequence ATGGCCAGCGCGAGCAACTACGCGGCTGAGCGGCGGCGCATGGTGAGCGAACAGATTGCGGCGCGCGGTATCCGCGACGCGCGGGTGCTGGCGGCGCTGGGGCGCGTGCCGCGGCATTGCTTCGTACCGCTGGCGCAACGTGCGCACGCCTACGAGGATCATCCGCTCCCGATCGGGCACAGTCAGACGATCTCGCAGCCGTACATGGTGGCGCTGATGACCGAAGTGGTCCGGCCGCAAGTCGGCGACCGCGTGCTCGAGGTTGGCACGGGCTCGGGCTACCAAGCTGCGGTGTTGGCGGAACTGGGTGCCGAGGTCTTCACGATCGAACGACACGCCGAATTGAGCCTGGCGGCGAAAGAAGCGTTGTTGGCGCTTGGCTACGGCGAGCGCGTCCACTTGCGCGTGGGTGACGGCGAACAGGGCTGGCCCGAGGCGGCGCCGTTCACCGCGATCGTTGTGACCGCGGCGGCGCGCCGGGTTCCGCGCGAGCTGCTGCAGCAGCTCGGTCCCGCCGGCTGTTTGGTGTTGCCCTTGGGCGAGGCCGAGTTGCAGGGCCTCGCCCGCATCCGGCGCAGCGCGACCGGGTGGGAGGAAGAGTACTTCGGCGAGTGCCGCTTCGTGCGGCTGGTAGGCGCCGACGGCTGGGACGAATCGTAG
- a CDS encoding SDR family oxidoreductase, whose amino-acid sequence MPDRETLRWRTAGWCDHQGCGRYRLDPKDNKTGKLANKIAIITGAGSGIGRASAVLFAREGAHVMVADLNRAGADETVASISQSGGQATAVTVDVSRAESVQAMIGDTVTEFGRLDVLFNNAGIGGPFAAFSDYTEENFDRVVAVNLKGVFLGMKYGIAAMLTSGGGAVINTASVAGMIGARGYAGYSASKGGVIQLTKVAALEYAKHHVRVNCIAPGGVDTPILEMVPAAHRAAISRSNPMERLARPEELASMALFLACDDSSFATGGVFVVDGGSTAQ is encoded by the coding sequence ATACCCGATCGTGAGACACTACGCTGGCGCACCGCGGGCTGGTGCGATCACCAGGGTTGCGGTAGATACCGCCTCGACCCAAAGGACAACAAAACGGGCAAGCTGGCAAACAAGATCGCGATCATCACTGGCGCGGGCTCCGGTATCGGGCGCGCGTCGGCGGTGCTGTTCGCGCGCGAAGGCGCGCACGTGATGGTCGCCGATCTCAATCGCGCGGGCGCCGACGAAACAGTCGCAAGCATCAGTCAGTCGGGCGGCCAGGCCACCGCAGTCACCGTCGATGTCAGTCGCGCGGAATCAGTCCAGGCGATGATCGGAGACACGGTCACGGAGTTCGGGCGACTCGATGTGCTGTTCAACAACGCCGGCATTGGTGGTCCGTTCGCGGCGTTCTCAGACTACACCGAGGAGAACTTCGACCGCGTCGTCGCGGTCAACCTCAAGGGCGTGTTCCTCGGCATGAAGTATGGCATCGCGGCGATGCTCACGAGCGGCGGGGGCGCGGTGATCAACACCGCATCGGTCGCGGGCATGATTGGCGCCCGCGGTTATGCCGGCTACAGCGCGTCGAAGGGTGGCGTGATTCAGCTCACCAAGGTCGCCGCGCTCGAGTACGCCAAACACCACGTGCGTGTGAACTGCATCGCCCCCGGCGGCGTCGACACGCCGATCCTCGAAATGGTGCCGGCGGCGCACCGCGCCGCTATCTCGCGCAGCAATCCGATGGAGCGACTGGCACGGCCGGAGGAACTGGCCAGCATGGCGCTGTTCCTCGCTTGCGACGATTCGTCGTTCGCCACCGGCGGTGTGTTCGTCGTCGACGGCGGCTCGACTGCGCAATAG